ACCGAATATGGTGAGCTGTCGCTGGTGCTGGAAACGGGGGCAAGTTTCCGTTGACCGAGGTAATACGAGAGCTAAGGAAAGCTCCGCTGGTGTGCAGTAGAAGCGATTAGGTTCCTACACTGTGTGGCTCATAGAATATTAGGAAGGTAGAGGTCAGGTGAAGGCCGTGGGAGGGTCGCTGACTGCGGCGCGTAGCTGGCCGTCGAGAGCAGCCTTGCATGTAATTAACGAGCCGTGGTGGAGAGATGTGGTGAGGTCGTTGGTGTGTTGGTTGGTGGTTGATAAAATGGACCTGCAATAGTTCCAACACCAACCTCTTTTAATCACACTTGTAAAGTTACTTAACTACaagtttttaaaagcattatgTTAAAGCGAACGGGCTGATGGTCCAATGTATGTTACACttttagtttttctttattaaacttGAACTTTTATGGGTGGTTTTCGAGCGCCTGTTTCGGTAACTCGACTATTGTCAATGTCTTATGACAATTTGCTATACATTTCTGAGCTGACAAACATTCTTAGGCACTACATACCATTGCCGTTTGTCGACCTAGAAATGTCGGCTGACAATTGTCAAATTGGTGAAATAGAAACCCAATCTCAATAGAAAACATTACACTGTTACACAAACAAACATACTGTTGTAGACAAAATAACCGAACAATATGATTTTTAGCTCACAACTGCAGTATGATCATTAAGACCAGACTGCAGTTGCAGTCAAGTGAGGATACCGTCaataatacataatatcaaTTGGACCACCAGTAAAGTGAGCACTTCCACTAACAAAATATTCAAATCACTTGAAAATAGTTAAATGAAAGGGCCCACCCTCGTTCACTATATGCAAAGTttctatttataattaagttcCAAGTGTCATTTGGTTCAAATGCTGCCGACACTGattaaattttgaataaatCGTGTGCCAATAACGTTTCGGTCACACGGACGCGGCTTCGCGGTGTGCAAACGGGACAACGCCATGttcatagcgctgtctcgctcgcacAGCTTATCCGCGCTCGAACCAGCGTCAGTGTGATCGAAGCATAACTGTGTAGGTCAGCGGGATAGCTTGAAGAGCTTGGTTTGAATAGCGAGAATGTGTCTCATACCTTCTGTCGCGTCGGGTGCGTCCGTTGGACATCTCCACACGGATTCTGGTCCCGCAGCAGCGCCTGCAgacaatgaaatattatttagtaaatAAATGTGATGGGTCGGACTTTACAATCATATTTATAGgctgttttaataattatagtatgtattcaCAACCTTTAACATTTTGAACACCACACTCACAGACGGCATATGGCATAACGCAAAATCGTGACTACTAcgtcgatcgttttttgatgaaaatctactgaaaaacaccccacttttaggttggcattatttattcacaaaactaaattttacccccgtggtgtcagtggcacggcaaatggatGTGCCGCTTgacgttcaaaaggttaatgagtaaatttaataattaatttaacacattcagtgccgaaaaccagactatcgggtattttatgatttcgttcccaggccggacgacccgatagtcgggatcgtggtacaactttatatgacgaaattttgtgGCCTGGCATGGATGTCTtttttggctgggtggcaatgaatgtgtcaATACATTCGCTagctaagtaataaataaaataagccaTGTGCAAACCAAATGCAAGTGAGAAAAATGGTTGAGTCAAACACATTACAGAAAAGTCGCTCTTATGTGGACAATCCAATAAAAGTGAATGACCTGGGTGTATATCACGTTTCGTTTTCCAGTGTCAAGTTTTGAATCAGTCGAGGGCAACAGAGAAGCTAGTATGCAGCAGTGGCGGCGCGACaaacatttcctttacaactctgctcaaacgtccaaaaacaggcgaGCCGGTGGGAGTCAccttttaaaatttataaatgttCCCCAATTCAAGACAAGCACTGCACCTTGTGTACAACACATGTCAGTCTTAATTTGGAGGTACCTTAATGTAGCACACTTATGACTCAAGCATTTCGTATTGAAAACGAAATGGATCTAAGGAGCGTGCAAATCTgcaaatattatgtatttaattatcaCCACCATATGGTCTAGACTCTAGATAGTATCAAATGTAAAAAAACGTTCAGCTAAAcatacatcaatacatcataCATTGCATTATGTGGCTTTCCtttagagaagggtccttatgcacaTGGAGCCTAAGGACCCTTTAGGCATGGAACCACACATATTACTCATTACTTCAGTTGATATACatgaaaatagttttattttggcTTCCCTTTTCACAGATTGGTTTTATAGAACTGTGTTTTAAGGATTTAGGCAATAAGCAAACATTAAAGAGTTGTTAATGTGATGAAGGACAGAAATtatataaattcacaaattaaatttGCGATATAAAATATCTAGTAGAAATAATCATTTACTCACATATTATTCATAGAATTTTTTCAATCACTGACTTAAGCGCGCTTTCATATTCAAATATGTAGTAGGTTAGAGGGGGAAGGAACAGTCTCTTTCTATAAAATGTCCACGAGACCACTgataaaagaaaagaaatacctacataattcgaAATCGCAAAGCTTAcgtaaacaataataaattatgaCCTTTCGTCAGCATAGACCTAACAAATCCAAAAACGAGATAAGCCACgcatacataaaaattacaaataagcGATAGTAGGTCTAGAccaaattcaaaatggcgggcGGACCAAACCACAGCGTTACAAGGTACACCATCCATTTCACTCTTTCACACATCAATCGATAGCAGACAGAGCGAAACGGAAAATTTAGCTCAAAATCGATCGCGGAAGAAAGGACgcctaaataattaaatagtacTTACGTTCCATCGAGACCTCGTACTGCATCTTCGGCGTCCCGCGGGTCTTCAAACTCCACGAACGCAAAACCCGGAGGATTGCGAGCCACCCACACGTTTCTTATGCTCCCGTATTTGGAAAACACCTTTTCTATCTCGTATTTCGATGCGTTTGTACCCAAATTGCCCACATAAACTTTGCAAGACAGGTCCCATTCCCGGTAGCGCGACATCTGTAAAAggatattagatagataaaataGTATCTACCCGTATAGGGATTGTCCGACGCCATTTTTAATATAGTTATAACGACACACAAAACCTTTATTAATGGGATAATCATACCTCGTATAGTTAAATACGGTCAGACACTTATTAAATTGATAATCAGaagtaattatttagttttacaGACGTAAAGGCAAAGGTAAAACTACTACGCACAACCCGCCGTCCAAACGTCTAGAACGCGTATGAATGAAAAATTTAATTAGAACTGCCGAGTGAAtgaaacgaatgaatgagtgaaggAAAATCAATGAATTTTacactcggtttagactctcgcgcgagccacgagacgagccgcgccacgagacgcgagtccaccgtttacactcgcgttcggcttatcattcggttataaaccttatgccgtgccgttagtgtttaaattatattagctcgacgagcttgcgagccacgagacgagccgcgagcccaccgcttacactctcgtctcgtggctcggctcgcggctcgtctcgtggctcgcgcgagagtctaaattgacTATATAGCCaagagacgagagtgtaagcgctgggctcgtggctcgtctcgCGGCTCGACTCGCGCTCGCCTGGCTCGCGTGGAGGAGCGGTTTTTTGGGCACGAGTCAAAGGGGCTCGCTCGGGACGCGCGCTTGCgttcacactcgcgttcggcttgtcattcggttataaaccttatgtcGTGCTGTTagtctttaaaatatattagctcgacgagcttacgaGTCACAAGCCGAGCCACGAGGCGAGAGTGTAATAGTAGCTCGACGGGCTTACGCGCTCGAGGCGAGCCACAAGACGCGCCACGatccgagccgcgagccgagagtCTAAATGGCTATTACTAAATCATATCAATCGGTCTGTAGCTAGTGATGTAAAAAAATTTAACGTTTCTAGAATTGGTACGTACCGTAAATCGTTGACCCTTTGTACAGCTATAATATTTGTTTGCGTATGCGACATAAGGGCAAATGAGATGaaaatttagtaaaaaaatacctaacatTTAGTAGAATGGACAATTTTGTGCGAGATATTtaaaatcaaaactttatttGACACAGCTGTCATCTGTCGAATACCAACACCTTTCCTCTTTTTTGTGTTAGTCAGGGCTGTTTCACTTAGAACTATCAATATGAAGTATGGGGGCGTATGTCTTGTCAATGAATATAGAGATGTCGCCGGTAACGACCACAATTTTACCCCTCAGCCACTTGTTTTATTTCCTGGGGCAACATTTCACGGTGCTCAGCGTTTAGTTACACGCAGAAAAAAAgtggtgcggtagtctgttatagTTATGGTCTGTGAAAAagcgaaaaatttaaaaatataagcgCGATGGGTTCAAAAATGGGTTATAGTGCCATagacaatttgaatttcgcgtctttttctactgacacagttgtttgaccggctatacttttgttattttagctacataaaataatattgtactGGCATAATATCactgcaatgaaataaaaaaaaaaaaaaaaaattgtctttttGACAACTTCTCATGTTTCAAAACTGCATATCGTTTATTGAAATTTGTTTGATTTTTGGTTTGATTTTTGGTGGCCAACTCGGCGGCGAGGAGCAATGGCCGCAACGGAGAAACTTTGTTGTGTTCGGGGATGCAGCAACTCGCGTAAGTAAAATATCGAGcgggaatatttaaaataatagttcTAACAGGCCTGTACTGGCCCGCGACCATGATATGTttttctgtatttatttataaactatcGATGTATAAtaatcgctcacgctgattagtACATGCGAAATGGATTCTAAAGcgtattttttaatatgcaagctATAATAGATGTCAAAGGATTGTCATCATAACATgatacaatatttataattcatGCTATTTTCCGGTTAGTTTTGCCTAAAACACTACTAAAGTTACACCAAAAGAAGTctccaacgattttgatagcacacgcagtgcaagtttgacgtttaaaataacacttgcattgcgtgtgctataaaaatcgttgcagacttcttAGTCTAACTTTACACTCTAGTCtaaaccatgaatctagtacctacctataattggATCAGGTATGAgggggggtgggggaaatgatcGAACAGGATAtgtttatgtatctttcagtaggagtagcagaaaaagcgctattattgtttgtccttgtcaaagtctttattccccaccgtaaatttagtatgcTTTATGGTGGGAAACAAaccaattcgaccaatcatattgTCGCATTGCTTATGTgctgtccctcacggacgcacgcgtatagcacATCCTATATTAGGATCATCTATGCTCTAATCTAAACACCTCTGGGTGCCTATCCAACGTGCCAAACGAAACGGTAactgtctctgtcgcactaaggaagagtgatagagaaagatGAGTACGCTCTGCTAAGGAGCGTTTggaaacgattggcacgttgccTTATAAGTACCCTGAGATAGCTATTAATTTGTCGATCTTTGTTCAGCCATGCTGCGTTGATGAAGGATatcaagtataaaaaaaaaagattctaGGCACTGAAAGATACCTTTGATGAAGCCGTAATATTGGTAAATACGGACCATTAATTAGCTTCTAGTAGTTGCCGTTACTAAAAGCTATAAGTAAATATACCTACGTGGCATATCTATACCCGTCGCACTGCTCACCAATGTCGTGGATGTCATGGTCTGGCCATGTAGAAGCTCTGTGTGAGCGGTGCTACATCTTTTAAAAGTTATCAATTCTTGCCATCATAACTATTGTTTTTCAAGTGCCAACGGAATTGTGCTGCATTCCTTCCCCAACCCAAAAGGGGACCCAAATAGATTTTCCGCGTGGGTGGAGGCGGTGGGCTCGCTAAATGAAGTGGagccaaattttatatttaaacggCGTAGGGTGTGCCATAACCATTTTGACCCAACATTTTTTACTTGGTCAAGTCGGCTCAGCCCGGATGCCGTCCCAACCCTGGGCTTACCTGGTGAGCTTCTGTAAATGTTTGTCAATTTACTCTCAATAACAATGTTTCAATGTCTAATATTCATTTTTTTCTAACAGCAGCCCAGCCAATTACAGCACCTGACCTGGAACCGGATGATATAGGTACAACAAATAATCTATATCTAGCCTATGTGTACTTACTTGTAGAAAACAGTGTGGAGTATCAATGTGTGAATGCGTTGAATTTgctttagtaggtaggtacctactaaagcaAATTGTGTTTGTTTACACAACGTGTAGGTACTTTGAATTAGAACTTGCAAAATACATTTTTGCTTACCCTGTTTAAGACTGTTTTCCCGAAGAAGGTCGTAAGTGCTATTATAGATCCCGATGGCGCTTATCGATTGTTCCTCGTAAAGACAGGACATttgtttaggtatatttaattagACTCAAATCTTTAATCGATAAACGCCAAACGATAAAaagaattgtatgtatgtattggcgttttctatcaaccaCTGTGATGTTGGCACCCTGGCCTGGGCATCATTCCGCTGTTATGTGTGATGAGCAAGAAAACATTTCTAATTCTTTAAGTAAGAGGttcacaatttttagggttccgtagccaaatggcaaaaaacggaacccttatagattcgtcatgtctgtctgtctgtctgtctgtctgtctgtctgtccgtctgtccgtctgtccgtctgtccgtccgtatgtcacagccacttttctccgaaactataagaactatactgttgaaacttggtaagtagatgtattctgtgaaccgcattaagattttcacacaaaaatagaaaaaaaacaataaatttttggggttccccatacttcgactgaaactcaaaaaatttttttttttcatcaaacccatacgtgtggggtatctatggataggtcttcaaaaatgatattgaggtttctaatatcatttttttctaaactgaatagtttgcgcgagagacacttccaaagtggtaaaatgtgtgtcccccccccttctgtaacttctaaaataagagaatgataaaactaaaaaacatatatgatgtacattaccatgtaaacttccaccgaaaaatggtttgaacgagatctagtaagtagttttttttaatacgtcataaatcgcctaaatacggaacccttcatgggcgagtccgactcgcacttggccgctttttttttaatttgctttttagggttctgtaccattctgtacccaaagggtaaaaacgggactctattactaagactccgctgtccgtctgtctctccgtctgtctgacATCAGGCaataactcatgaaccgtgacagttgaaattttcacagatacttaatgtatttctgtcgtcgcgtataaaaacaaatactaaaaacaaagtaaaataaatatttatgtgggGCTCCCATGCAACAACAGTGATTTGTTTTGCCGTTTtttcgtaatggtacggaacccttcatgctcgagtccgactcgcacttggctggtttttatgCATCTAGGTGTATGTTCACCGGTGGCTCGaagacgtaggtacctacttttttggaAAGGCGCCATTGTCATCATTCCAGGATCTGACAATTGGTTTTTAGATAAATCGAGagaaatattgtaattttacgTCACACAACTTAGTTTACCAGTGTGGATTATGGTATGGTATGTAGGTAATGTGAAATAGATAATGAtgtagtcacagaataagtgatagtatattatcatacagaacggccacgcaccgccccgtcCCGACTTGCATTACctcgcgactggccgcgacatgaatctggcggacttctggcgtcctctcagtacaCAGCATACAGTGTAGTAACATAGCTTTTCAATTCAATTACCGCTTTAACGCTTGCAGTATTCCATAAGGTGGATTTGCAAAGCTATTGTTTAGGTTACTTATTCTAGTGAAAAGGTAAACAAAGTGTGGATTTACAGAGGCAGGAGTTTCGAGGAAGGCGCGAGGGCGCACGCGCGTCGCGCCGGTGCCATTGCCATTTGCAATTGTATGATGTTCACATAATGATGCTCATACTACCCGCGCCAGCTATCGATGtcattcaatacaattttgttaattaagtttacttaggtacctagatAGTTACAGCTAATAGGCAGGTAACGATGCGAGTTGGGTTATTAGTACAATAGTTATTATGGGTTAGCttaggtttagttttattttatttatacattacaTAGTTACGTTTATTGCAATCACATTTATAACACCACAAGGATAGGTATAAGTACACGCGCTATTTATAAGAAAGGAACTGCCATCGGAAGTTTAACTTCAGAAAGAAATCTATGCTTTATATTGTGATAAGATTTTTTACGATATTTTTCCTCATCGAAGATGATCAGATCGTAAATAGGTATCCCTGTCCCAAAATGTGATAATGAAACTGGAAATCTTTAAAGGAACCGCGGTTCACGTGATCGTTCAGTGATATTTCGTTACTACCGGTCTATATTAAcagtaggtactataggtacttGAACACGAACTTTATAAAGTTCCAGGACCTGATGATGAGACCGGAGGGCGGAAAGAACTGAAATTGCGTAATATAATTACTTAAGGTTTACGGTTTTAAGACGGAGAAGGAAGGTAAAAATAAGAAACTgtctaattattataaatagatAAAAGATTCATTTACCAGGTatataattaaacattatatatatttatacagtcaacaaccctattggacttatgtgcttattgtgtcttttttagggttccgtagccaaatggcaaaaaacggaacccttatagattcgtcatgtctgtctgtctgtccgtctgtccgtctgtccgtctgtccgtccgtatgtcacagccacttttctccgaaactataagaactatactgttgaaacttggtaagtagatgtattctgt
This genomic window from Cydia amplana chromosome Z, ilCydAmpl1.1, whole genome shotgun sequence contains:
- the LOC134661241 gene encoding RNA-binding protein 1 isoform X2 — encoded protein: MSRYREWDLSCKVYVGNLGTNASKYEIEKVFSKYGSIRNVWVARNPPGFAFVEFEDPRDAEDAVRGLDGTRCCGTRIRVEMSNGRTRRDRRSILSTTNQHTNDLTTSLHHGSLITCKAALDGQLRAAVSDPPTAFT
- the LOC134661241 gene encoding RNA-binding protein 1 isoform X1, which translates into the protein MSRYREWDLSCKVYVGNLGTNASKYEIEKVFSKYGSIRNVWVARNPPGFAFVEFEDPRDAEDAVRGLDGTRCCGTRIRVEMSNGRTRRDRRSRSRSPRRRSYSRGRSPSPRRSPSVRRRSPSVRRSRSRDRRSRSESKNRCV